Proteins encoded by one window of Myxococcales bacterium:
- a CDS encoding serine/threonine protein kinase, translating to MQLSSGQTFARYTIDREIGQGGMGRVYLATDTVLRREVALKVLLPERTSGEGPARFAREASLAAMVTHPNIVAVYDYGTVDGAPFIAMEYVEGETLAPHLGDKAIPLTKRLAWLVDVSRALAAAHEKGLVHRDVKPSNIMVTRAGLAKVLDFGLAKQTQPSSGPRAFQTLEGRVLGTPRYMAPEQLAGGAVTPQTDQYGLGVVAYELITGSHPNGADGRVIPPKLLTEVDPSLPFRLAVAVARALAKNPADRFPSMHELTAELERALTDVASGRGEDTSPFGTAAVHAPRALQTLPVGVPPAVVTAAGPSTTLPAGNAAMAPARTLPVVSGPAMAPVIASMPSPGGRVSPGRTLPSPGTKPVAPDGTLRSAVGDDGRALGLSIDETVRRAEAARDAAVERAAVERVPPSVVVVAPPRSSLRTWSKAMWLTVVVVGIAGVVAGALLAAWAIGGSAAPAPPSAPSSSSSPNVVF from the coding sequence GTGCAGCTCTCATCAGGTCAGACCTTTGCCAGGTACACCATCGACCGCGAGATCGGTCAGGGTGGCATGGGGCGCGTCTACCTCGCGACCGACACGGTGCTCCGCCGAGAGGTGGCGCTCAAGGTGCTGTTGCCCGAGCGCACCTCGGGCGAGGGCCCCGCGCGCTTCGCCCGAGAGGCGAGCCTCGCGGCCATGGTGACGCACCCGAACATCGTCGCGGTCTACGACTACGGCACGGTCGACGGCGCGCCGTTCATCGCCATGGAGTACGTCGAGGGCGAGACGCTGGCGCCGCACCTGGGCGACAAGGCCATTCCGCTCACGAAGCGCCTCGCGTGGCTCGTCGACGTGAGCCGCGCGCTGGCGGCGGCGCACGAGAAGGGGCTCGTGCACCGCGACGTCAAGCCGTCCAACATCATGGTCACCCGCGCGGGCCTCGCGAAGGTGCTCGACTTCGGCCTCGCCAAGCAGACCCAGCCGTCGTCGGGGCCGCGCGCGTTCCAGACCCTCGAGGGCCGCGTGCTCGGGACGCCCCGCTACATGGCGCCCGAGCAGCTCGCCGGGGGCGCCGTCACTCCCCAGACCGACCAGTACGGCCTCGGCGTCGTGGCCTACGAGCTCATCACGGGCTCGCACCCGAACGGCGCCGATGGCCGAGTGATCCCGCCCAAGCTGCTCACGGAGGTCGATCCGTCGCTGCCGTTCCGCCTGGCGGTGGCCGTCGCGCGCGCGCTCGCCAAGAACCCCGCCGATCGCTTCCCCTCCATGCACGAGCTCACGGCGGAGCTCGAGCGTGCGCTCACCGACGTCGCCAGCGGACGTGGTGAAGACACGAGCCCGTTTGGGACCGCCGCCGTGCACGCGCCGCGCGCGCTCCAGACACTGCCGGTGGGGGTCCCGCCCGCGGTGGTCACGGCTGCGGGCCCCTCCACGACGCTCCCCGCGGGGAACGCAGCGATGGCGCCCGCGCGCACGCTGCCGGTCGTGTCCGGGCCTGCCATGGCGCCTGTGATTGCCTCGATGCCTTCGCCTGGCGGCCGGGTCTCCCCGGGCCGCACGCTGCCTTCGCCCGGCACGAAGCCGGTGGCCCCCGACGGCACGCTGCGGTCGGCGGTGGGCGACGACGGCCGCGCGCTCGGGCTCAGCATCGACGAGACGGTTCGTCGCGCCGAGGCCGCCCGCGATGCGGCCGTGGAGCGCGCGGCCGTCGAGCGGGTCCCGCCGTCCGTGGTGGTCGTCGCCCCGCCGCGATCGTCGCTGAGGACGTGGTCGAAGGCCATGTGGCTCACCGTCGTCGTCGTCGGCATCGCGGGCGTCGTGGCGGGCGCGCTGCTCGCGGCGTGGGCCATCGGCGGCTCGGCGGCGCCCGCGCCTCCGTCCGCGCCGTCGTCGTCGTCATCGCCGAACGTCGTCTTCTAA